The nucleotide window AGAAGATTCCTCGTATCTAATATAATGTTACCCTTCATAAGTCTCTTGGCCATCTCCAAGTCTAGACCTCTGTACTGGTTCCACTCTGTGAGTATCATTATTGCATCACTATCATTCATGGCCTTGTATTCATTATCTGCGTATTCTATCGAATCTCCAAAGATCGTCTTTGCATTTTCCATCGCCTGAGGGTCGTGAGCAATAACTACTGCCCCTCTTTTGAGGAGGTCTTCAATCACGACAATTGCAGGGGACTCTCTCATGTCATCCGTCTCTGCTTTGAAAGCAAGACCGAGAACTCCTATCTTCTTGCCTTTCACTTCTCCTGCAAGGAGATTTTCTAGCTTCTCTACCATTCTTGCCTTCTGCTTCTCATTGGAAGAGACGACTTCTTTTACAAGCGATATATCCACTTTGTATTTGTTCCCGATATCCACTAGCGCCTTTGTGTCTTTCGGGAAACAGCTCCCACCATATCCGGGACCGGGATGGAGAAACTTCGGACTTATCCTTCCGTCCATTCCCATTCCCTTGGCCACTTTGTGAACATCTGCGCCGACAGCTTCGCAGAGATTGGCTATCTGGTTTATGAATGTTATCTTAGTTGCGAGAAAGGCATTACTTGCATATTTTATCAGTTCAGCCGTTTCAAGATTGCAGAAGAGAAAGGGGGTTTCAATTAAGTAAAGCGCCTTGTATATGTCTTGGATGATCTCTTTAGCCCTTTCAGATTCATAGCCTATCACTACTCTATCCGGATGGAAGACATCGTGAACCGCTCTCCCCTCTCTGAGAAACTCTGGATTAGAGACTATGTCGAAGTCGTTCTTTCCTGACTTCCCTAGAATTGCATTCTTGATCCATCTGTTTGTTCCTACTGGTACCGTGCTCTTAGTAACTATTACTTTGTAACCGTCTAGATTCTTAGCTATCGATTCGACAACTGCTTCAACGTATGAGAGATCGGCCTCTCCGTTGTCTTTGGAGGGAGTCCCGACGCCTA belongs to Mesotoga infera and includes:
- a CDS encoding UDP-glucose/GDP-mannose dehydrogenase family protein, whose protein sequence is MSKRISVIGTGYVGLVTGTGLADFGNRVICVDVDKAKIDMLNNGHIPIYEPGLKELVDKNFREGRLSFTTDIDRAIKESEVVFIGVGTPSKDNGEADLSYVEAVVESIAKNLDGYKVIVTKSTVPVGTNRWIKNAILGKSGKNDFDIVSNPEFLREGRAVHDVFHPDRVVIGYESERAKEIIQDIYKALYLIETPFLFCNLETAELIKYASNAFLATKITFINQIANLCEAVGADVHKVAKGMGMDGRISPKFLHPGPGYGGSCFPKDTKALVDIGNKYKVDISLVKEVVSSNEKQKARMVEKLENLLAGEVKGKKIGVLGLAFKAETDDMRESPAIVVIEDLLKRGAVVIAHDPQAMENAKTIFGDSIEYADNEYKAMNDSDAIMILTEWNQYRGLDLEMAKRLMKGNIILDTRNLL